The following DNA comes from Mugil cephalus isolate CIBA_MC_2020 chromosome 6, CIBA_Mcephalus_1.1, whole genome shotgun sequence.
GATCCTaactagctctgctctgctgatacTTAGCGATCGCTACACTCGACTGTCCCCTGATGTGAATGACCAGCTTCCAGGTAGAGATTCTTCTTCGTcgtcttttgttttatggtggTTGTCAAACAACTTTAAGGCGCATTATctccaccatctggactgggacgTAAAGATTGGCACAAAAAGTATTGATGTGGAGAATCAGTAAGCATGATatcgatgaactgaaccagcTGGAACTGGTAATTTAAAAGAACTGGTCATCGAATCCCATCCCTAAATATGGTAATACATGTCATTGCCCATTATTATTAGACTGTGAATGAAACTACAGATTCTGCAGAAAACCACTGCAGACTGTGTGAGAACATGCACAAATGAACATGTGCAGCTTTTTATGTGGTACCTTTTTGAAGGTGAGCTGTAGACTGGCTCCATTGTCTggcagagtgagagagagaacagcGTCTCCATTCGTACAGTAACCGGTGGCTTTGACTCTGGATGGGTCCAAGTTGAAATACCAGGTCTTTTCAGGGCGCACAGgaaagaaataatgaattaaaagtCAGAGTTATGATTAATTATCTCTGCTCCCTTTTGTCTTTGTAAAACACGAAGTgaagctgtagttgttgttttctttttcagttttgaacgTTGAAACCAACATGTAACACCTCACTCGGAGATgctgatacaaacacacactttatgcaaaaaaaacacaaaaaaactgctgaaataCCAGAAAATGACAGCAATGCACAGATACACAGCATCCTACTGACAAATGAACAACGCTGACGGATGCACACAAAAACGCAGAGTGCTGAGCCAGTCGCAGCCTCTGACCTTCTTCTCGAAGACTACGTACTCCACTCCCATGGTGGCTTTGATGCAGGGTCTCCCAGAGGGGTCATTCAGTGTGTAGGTTCCTacggagaaaacaaacacatagcTACAcaaatatgtactgtatattttaagaAATGCTTTATTGGTGCAGTAAACAGATGAACTAAATGTCTTCTTAGCTCACAGCTTTTAATCTCGTCATCTGTAAACTTTACTGTTAGAAAGCGCACATAAACTAAAGTATTGTGCACTTGGCCAACAATTTATTTAACTAAAGGAACAACCCATGTCTGTCTGCCTTAAAGTTGTGggactgtgcaaaaaaaaacagttgtaaTTAACACACTTTTCCTCTGATCTTGATGTGAATGCCATCAACTTAAAGCTGAAACGCCTTCTTTTCAGTCTGTGTTGAGGTTCAGgctttatgttttaaataaccagcaaaaagaacagaaatgtgttAGTGCCTAAACagctcatctcatttcatcttccataccacttaatcctgtACTAGGGTCGCGGGTCacacaccctggacaagtcgccagcctatcgcagggctgacactgagacatacaactcATGCTGTATGTACATGGACTTATTCACTGATGTGTATAGGTACAACTCATGTAATctcatgtatttattaaaatacatgtaCTCATTTTTAtccaccaattagcctaatgggcatgtctctggaggtgggaggaagccagagtacctggagtgaacccacgcgaacacagggagaacatgcaaactccacccagaaaggcccgagctggactcaggcccggaccttctcgctgggaggcatctgcgctaaccaccgagccactgtgctgcccgTGCCCAAACATTTAGGGCCCTAACTACACATCTACATTAATCTCTGGATCTGACAACTTCTTTGtcacatgtaaaaaataaataaataaataaataatgaatgatcatatgcatatttattttgcatctcTCTACTTTGTTGAACCATGTTAAATTGTGTATCATGTTTTGTAATGCACACTAGCATCAGCTGCAGTGCAGCTCTCAGTTAATCAAACAGTGCATGCAGTGAATATGAATTCACTGCAAACATATGCACGCTCATATCAAATAATTTCCCTTCCCCTGATGTTTATGTGTAATCTAAGAACTTACCACTGATCTCTCACAATTTACTCTGACTCATTCAAATCTCACTACACTGGTCAGACCAcattctcttttccttttagcCATGCTAAAAAAAAGCCGTgcattttctttagtttttaaatattttactgcaTCTTCCACCTTAGAGGTTCCACCTCTATTTGTGTCACCATTTCAACATCTTTTGGATTCTGCTGCAGGAAATGGTTCTGTTGTTTTGTGAGTACCTGTGGGGGGTACGGCCTCTGACGGCTGCAGAACTGGTTGGTAAGTCATAGATGCAGCAGTGGGCGGCTCGGAGTCTGAAGCTGGTGTGATAGAGTTGTCATTTCTCTGGAGGTGGGcacctggaggagaaagagaccTGTAACTCTTTATCTTTATCACCTTTATTCTCTTTGTACTTTTAGATAAATAGTAGCATCAATGGCAGCGTGCTTTAATAAACTAAAGTAGCAGTCAGCGCAAATACAAATATGACCACATGAATGAGTTAAGCCCGGAGGAAAAGTGCGCTGGATCCACTACATTGGCAAGGTCCTTGCTAAGTCGAATGCAGACTCCACATAGCAACTCATGTATTTCATCCAACGACCCTTAAGCGAGCctgaacttttatttattaagtacCTGTTGTTTATTTACCAGTTGACTCCTCTATGTGCCAATAGCTGCACTTCAATTTAATTAAAGCTTTAATCACGTATGTCTATGAAGATTATCTAACGACTCTTCTGAATTAGATTACGTGTGTTCAGATTAACCTGAGGGATATCTTCTTTGAAGCGTAACTCTAATAACCCATTAATCCACAGCATCAGTGCACAGTGAGTTTTGGCACAAAGTCAAGGCCACACAGTTGAGTGACACTGCAGGACAAGGCAACTAGTTTACACAGAGTGAATCTGTGGGTTGTGGGGGCTTGTGCGGGATTTGAGTCACGCCATGCGAGTATGCTTTGATGATTTTGTCAAAGCTAGAAATggaaacaatgcaaaaaaactgcCTCAAGTCTGGACTGAGAATGAATGTTTTGGATATGTTTAGCGATTAGACCACAAATGTATCATGATAAGcggcatttaaacaacagcACACAATAAAAGTTAAGTAGAAATCTATTGTTAGTGCAAGACCTCTGCTTTGTGTCAATTTCCCTTCTTATTTGAGAATAAGCCGGTAGAAGTACCGCAGAGATGTGCCTCTGCTCATCGTCATGTTAAAACCACACAGTGGAAAGATGACATCTACAGGACCACTAAAGACCACGAAGTAACAAtttctgtgtgtgagaggaaataaGATCAGCATTAGGCGGCAGGGCTTCGCGTTATCATTGATTGTGTGTAAAGATTATATTACAGGGGCCCAAAATGTCATGCAAAGAATAAATAACATCACAAAGCCGCACCTCCCACTGAATAGAAAGTCTGTGGGAACTTAAATCGTGACGAAAGTTTGTTTTAAGTGACGAAATGTTTGAATTATATTGACCACTCATGTTGAGCAGGTTTAGACTCATCTGACGAGACtgacatttgaatatttatcaAACTTACCTGGAAAAATGGCAgcgaggaagaaaagaaaccatCCACCTGTGTGACTTTTGAGCATCATAGTTAGGAAATAATAACAGAAGGAAGAACGGCGAAGAACTTGttgagcagagctgcagctgtggtTTGACTCATAAATGTGAAACTGTTTAACACTTAAACACCTCAACTAACAGAGGAAGTGATGTGGGAGGCGGGGCAGAAACTGCTTCTTGACTCAGCACCGACAGCtccaagcagaaaaaaaaaaggttaaaatagtttaaaagaGAAGTTGCTGAGAAGATGGCTTCATAGATGTGCATTCTTACTGTTTCACATGGTAGTAgtagaaaacagcagagaacaaaaataaataaataaacaatgaaaaccaaAGGTGACAAAACCAATCatgttttaatttcacatgAGTAACTGGTAAATGGTAACTCTGGGTTCAGCGGGTTCAGTGTCGTGTTGTCCATGTGCTGATCGAACTACATTGGATCAACACTGCATATAGATAGTGCACATTAACGGTGGGGTAGGGTGTGAAGTTCTGCTTAAAGAAGTGACTGTAAGGTCACAGGCCACATGTTTTCAGTGATCACCAGGGCAGTTTCTAGGAAAAATGGGTTCCCCCTGAAAGACTACTGTGtgttatgatgtttttattcgTTTTTCAGTGTTCCTGTAGGTGCCTAACGTAAAACTCAGtcaccacctccatcacctcagATACCACtccattatatattatatttcgtaaacattaaatattatgttttgTGTAAAAACTGATGAGGAATTAGCCTAGTCTTGGAATACACAAAATCTAAATGAGCTACCGTAGCTCTAGGCAGACAGCTGATGCCCTGGGCCTCTGCTCTGCTACTCCTactcctggcctccctctcGAGTCTTTTCTGCCGTCcagatctgtgtttttttttcagagggcCATCATCTTCATTGATCTTCCTCTCTACATGCTATGGTTTGCTCCCTCAGGCGTCATGTCACGAGGAACAACGAACCAGggaccaaaccatttttaagaagGGTCCAAGGGGGTTAtggaaatgattaaaataagaataattaaaatattgcaCGTCCCTGTGGCTTTATTTTAGCTCGGATTCATTAGTACGAATATATATTAGTTAAATTTATGTAGAATAATTTAGTCATAGATGCTACTGGGGGCTGTGTGTGGCTCCAAATGGGTGTTGGGCCCTTAGAATTGTCATCACCTTTCCCCCCATATGACGGCATTGTGTATCACTGACACACTGCTGCATGTTGTACATgtaacattttgggaaatgctCTTTCTGAGTTAATAGGTATTTGCTCACACGTTCATGTTTTTGTAACTTTGCAGAAAAATTGCATTTTCGTGCAttaatatacaaatatctaagctattactgttttccttttcttttttttaatgtgacctTCAGCAAACAGATTATGAGAGACAAACCAGCTGTTTCCCTTGTTACTATGAAGCCAGCTGCTAACTATGGCCTGATAGTTCTTCAGTCTTCATATCTAACTCTATCTAatttcctaaaataaataaataaataaataaataaataataataatcattcctgtttaaaaaaaagtaacttatttttcttgtttgcgTACCACAGCAGTAAAATTATGCATTTAACAAAGTAGAACATGTAATATCagtagaaatatttttttagaaagatgttttattttaagagtttATTTATGACATTATTACATGTTATACTCATATGTAACCACTAGGAGGCAGGATTCTGCTTTCATAATCTGCTTTGTGCTTAACACAACGATATTTATCGAAATACTCAAACAAAAAGATGCCACAACAGTGACATACTTTGTGTTAATAATCATCTTAATGGGGCTGCAATGGCCCATTAAGGGCGACCAAGCATCTTACGTTGTTGTTTTGCGGTCAAGAAAGTTGATGCAGTCTGGGAACTTTGTGCATCCCTGTAACTGCACCAATACATTCACATGCAGCGTAACATCTGAGCGTGTTTCACCTTGCTTCACTGACGAGCAGTGAGGAAATCTGACCAGGCTTAGGCTAAAGGTCGACAGGGACAAAGTatcagttaaaacacacacacaaacacacacacacacatacacaaaacactGATCAGACACAAATTGGCTCCTAAACTCGTAGAGTGGGGCCATTTCTGCCGTCACACAGTCAGTACTTTATATGATTTGAAGTGTGAGACACTGTCAGTGCCTCTAAGCAGAAATAATTAGTCCATCTCCTTTCGTGCTCTCTGTCTGATACTGACTGTGGTATTGACTGTGCAGGTAGGAGAGCAAACAATAGAGCAAACATTTACTCTCCTTTTACCGACTGAGCGTCGTGagcattaatgtgtgtgtgtgtgtcctctgtgcCCTCCTGTCCTCTGCGCATGtgtccctctctgtgtctctctcaggATTCCTACAGTTCCGGGGAGAACTTCGCTCAGTGTCCATCCCTCTGCGTAGAGAGGAGTCCAGTTGTTCTCTCTGAGCCCAGCAGGATCGACAGCAGGCCTTCAGACTCAGTGAGCATAAATATCGAGATTGCGTTTCTGCCAGCACACGTGTCCATCAGGTGgtctgattttttattttatatcttgtaGCAGATCACAGCAGAACGTCCAGCAGGGTCAGACGATGAGGAGCAGAGTGGGGCTGTTTGTGCTGGGCCTGCTGTGCCTCCACAGCTCAGTGTTCGGGCAGGTAAGGGGGAATTATCATAACCTCTATAGGGATGAACTATTCAGCTGTTAATGGCAATGATGATGTTTactgttaatttaaataaaaaacagtaatatattattaaaagcTGTGATTCAAAATGTTCCATTCAGAGGTTTTAATCGGCTAAAAAATATCAGGAATAAAAGTGCTACACGGTTAATGTGAGAGAAGAGAGTTATTATGTCCTCTGAGGACGGGGAAGACGTACATCCAGTCAGCTTTATAGTTTCTGGTTGGTTTTCTTAATAAAGCATTTCTGGATATTGTTCagctacctttttatttatttattattattattattatttccccaGAAGGATTTGTGttgataaaatgtaaaagttgtaaaaaacattaaagatgtTGGGACTCTGAATGCAAAGCCTACAGGCAATActcagggcaaaaaaaaaaatagacttcaCATAAAAGAgtccaaaacaaatacaagcTGAGTTTTCCTTGAACTCaagatgcaaacacaaaattatATTATAGGACCATGTACCTGTAAAGAAAGTGATTAGTAGTTCATAATTAGTGGCTGAATTTAAGGTTTAACTAacatttctgatatttttttttatcattcacaAACTTTTGTACCTTGCAACCTTTTGAAATTAAGCAATTTTGACTTTGTTGATAAAATCTTCTTCCTACATAAAACtctacagttttatattctgttatTTATGACTTCAAGTTTATGGTTAACTTGTTAATTAAAAGTTGCATGTCTTTCATAGGTTAAAGAAGATAATTATGACATgaggaaagcaaaaataatcaCGGGAAAaaaattttcttttcacagtaATTATTTGTAAGgattactgtatatatatatatatatatatatatatatatatatattactaatGCATCAACACTGTAGTTATGTTTAATGGCCTCATATACTCTGATTAATCCATAGCGTTGCACTATAAAAAGGATGATTTGGTGCTCAATTTAATACagtaaaatagtaaatagtTAAAATAATAGAAGTAATCAAGGACCGTATAATATGTACTTCACTGAGCAACTGTCCTCGTCTTTATGCTTGAAGTTTCACCAAAGACCGTGTTTCCCTCGATGACTTCATTTTAACAAAAGGCCTGCAGACATATGTCGATCGTTATTTCACCATAAAACGTGTGCATTTTTGATTATTGTCTCGGCTTTTGCAAACTCACCCCTCTCTTCCACTTGCGCAGGACGCTGACCAGTTCCAGCTGGGAGTTTTAGTCTTCTGCGACGACCCGTCTGTAGACAAGGCCGTCGGCAGCGCCTTGGAAAAGTTCAACGAGAAGCTGAGCACCGGACACAAGCTGGCCCTCTTTCAGGTCCTGACAGCCAGCAAGGTACGAGGGACATTCACCCACCTTGATGTGTGTCACGGCAACGACAATAACAACTAATTCCTCGTCACTGGGTTTGCATTTTATACTGTTGTTTGTTGCATTATCGGTGCATGGACTTCACACATGTGGCTGGTACATCTACTCCACACAGAGCTGTTGTCAGacctgtaaaaataaagataatattAGTTGCTACTTACTAGAAACACTGATGTCATGCATCAGTGCTACAGAGTTGTTCTTTTATTCGTAAATCAACTAAATtgtgttaaaagtgaagccagcaTCGTGTTAAAGATTACAAACTGATTTAAGTATCTTTCTAGTTTGCGACAAAACAGGAGGAACCGAAACAGTGGGATGATTACCAAGAAATTCTAGGAAAACACGCCATGACCCTTTGACCTGCGCTACATATTGATTgcgtttgtgtgcctgtgtctcCAGTCGGTGAACGGCTCAGACTTGGTGTATTCGCTGCAGTTCACCAGCAGGAGGAGTGACTGCCTCGCAGGGAGCAGCAAACCCTGGTCAGACTGTGACTATTTGCCGCATGGACGCAGGGTAACAAAACCGTTCTCCGTTCATTTATGTGAAAATAATGTAAACGCACGAATGCATGTCTCTGCAACTGAACATCTGGAACATCATCTATCCCATTATCccgccacccccacccccaccctttCACTTCCCAGAAGCCGATCTCATGCAATGCCACTGTCACCGTGACAGAGACAGAAGCCGACACCACACAGGTGGAGTGCGTGCTGGGTGAGTGAATGAcggaatgaataaataagtgaatgaatgaatgaataaacacgATGATCTCATTAGAATTTAATCCTCAGGCATCAGATTATAGTTTTTAATCACACGTGTGCAGCCTGCAGAGTTGGCAGTGAGACATTTGAATTGaagaaaactttttctttttttgcacagttagcttagcttagcataaaggccggaaacagagggaaacagcTAGCCCGGTTTAGAGCAGAGGTGATAAAGTAGTCAGCATCTTTAAAGTTTTTGAGACAGCAGCGCAAACGTGTGAAGCGGAACTCCAGATTCTGGATTTAAAGACAATTCGTCAATCGTCAAGTTTATTCTAAACCACTGGTATTCAACAGGGCCCCCTAGGGGAttcgtggaggtactgcagggggggatgcaaaatctttgattgattagatattttttatatttatatttaactttctttaaatacactatAACCTGAatgcaacacattttagtaaaggaataaatggaggaagaagacatactgaatgcaaaacgaaaataatcatttatatttataaatagcactgggctaTAGAGCGCATagagtaggtagggggtctctacttaatctctccatcagtttgggggtccttggcctaacaaaaatgttgaagatCCCTGTTCTAAGCGAACTATATTTTCTGCAGAGATGTCAGAGTGGCATCAATGTTCTTATTTAACCTTTGGCAAAAAGATAAAACAGTTAACGACGCCAAATGTGCAACTATTTCTAACTATAGAGACACAGAATAAGGCTTTCATTTGTGTCATCTCACCACAGAAACTACCGCGAAATAATTTTAGACACATCTCTAAGAATAGCGCTctcattaaacacaaatatgttcAAATATTTTCCCCTTGGGacctcatttaaaataaaaccagtggCCTGTCATGTTGCGATCTGTATGGGAACTGACCCGTAAAGACTTGTCTTGTATAACAAACTGAAACGAAtgcatgtttttcatgttttgagggtttttcttacagaaaaacagcagcagtagtCTCTTGTTTTCCCCCCCATGACGCTCATGTTTGCCGGATGACAGCCTATTTCTCATTAAGAAAACAATGAGTCAGTGAGGAATATGTGCACTGGTGGGCGCAGGGGTAACTGAGGGCCGCCGGTTGTGTAATGCATCAACATTATCTGTCGTTATCAgcgaaaaggaaaaacacaatattaactTATCACTCCTTAAAAGGCAGTGTAGACTTTAATCTGTTTGCCTCGACGTAGGCGTACAGTAAATAgattctgtgtttctctgtcctGCTTCCAAAATTTCTTTTAGCATTTTAAGTATCGGCTTGGGAAATCACAATAGAGAATAAAGTAGCGTTTTACGGgcattaaagaaataaaactgcgGCTGATTTAAAAAGCGGAGGCGTTAAAACATCTTAGCAGCATTTTACTTCAGTGATGAAGCTGGTGTTGGTTTAATTttttacatgtacatgtataaaAATTGTGTAATTGTTCAAAAACAGAGATACTGATGATGAACATTATCTTAACTGTCTGTCATTTATTGTCCTATAGACTGGATTAAAACCAGAATAGGAGGTCACTGGATTCTTTATTTAGCTGGTGTAGAGAGGCTgggcagagggagggaaggaaggaaggaaggaagtaagaGAGCGAGAGCGGGTTATGAAACTGTGGAAGTTGAAATTGCGTCTTCGTCTGCTTGGGTCGGCCCCTAGAGGTTTTTGCATCTGAGAGAccacgaaaaacaaaacagttccTGACGTCACAAACGGTGGCAGAGCACATCCGCATGCTCATTTTTAGCATAAGTACAACAGTTTTCATTATGGCTGCTTTTAGTCAGGCTAGCGGTTCAGTCGGCGCCAGTTTTGTCCGTGCAACGCTGGATTTTCAAATTCATTCTACAtcgatcagccaaaacattaaaaccatatGGTTCTGCACAAGGCTGCTTTTCCTCTGACGCGTCTTGAGATACAGACGATAATCTGATctcaatgacaaaaaaacaaaaaacaaatacatctcTGCCcctttgttttaattagtttactacagtatacaccgatcagccacaacattaaaaccaccaacaggagaagtaaataacaccgaccgtcttgtgacaatacagtgttcggctgggaaacttttggtttacagcagccatctccagcaggatgcagcccgacacacacacacacacacacacacacacacaaaaacggtttaggaacaactaaaaaaaaacatgaacaagcaCAGGGCGTTGACCTgacctcaaaattcactagatcccaaactgaccaagtatctgtggttGTAAGTTACAACTTGACTCAGGTCTTTTGCAGACTTTTATAACCATTTGATGAACCGTCTTGCACTTTCAGCTCATCTTCTGAGGGAAATTGCGGCTCTTTAAATAATTTCCCCACATAGGTACAAGAAAATCTAACTCAGCGGACaaatttagacattttaaataacctTAGGTATATTTATTTCCGGTAATGTCTCttgctttgtttccttttctaaaCATCGGACACTGACGCAAAAAGTTGTTCTTGCTTAAGTTATTTTCGTCCGTGGTGAatttctctcctctccagaTGACCACATCTTTCCAGAGAAAGCTCCCTGCCTGGGCTGCCCCGAGGAGATCGACGAGGACtcggaggacctcagggttccTCTTTCAGTCTCCATCTCCAAGTACAACGCCATCTCTGACTCTACTCACCTGTTCGGCCTTAACAAGGTCGGCCACGCCACCAGACAGGTACAGGCTGAAGTGAAGGCGGAGGGACTGAGGAGACGAAGAGGATAATATTATGAAAAGTGCATTTATCTACGtactgtgtgcatgtttttcctGTAGGTGGTTGCAGGTTTCAGGTTCAAGCTGAGATTTGATATGAAGAAGACCAAATGCAGCAAGGCCGAACACAAAGACCTCAACGAGCTGTGCGTGGCTGATGACGAGAATGTTGTGAGCACGAGATCCCATTTTTACCACGAAATCACACGATACGATCACGTCCAAGCTTATTCAACTTGTTTGACTGTGTATTTATTAACTTGTTGTAGGAGTTTGCGAACTGTAACTCCACAGTGGATGTAGCACCATGGAGACTTGAGCCCCCGGCGGCACACATTCAGTGTGAACCAGGCGCGCTGCCTCCCACGGTGAGACACGCTTTCCACAAACCTTACACAGAGCATTTTATAGAAAACTGCTACAGAGCTGGGAAGAAATGTTACCCTAACATCTCATTCAAAGGTTTGATGTTGTCTTgtctcagcagaaataaacacattatttacGAAAACCTATTTAGTTcataaatctttggttgattagacattttttatatacatttttttatttccctccacagatttaaatttctttaaacacacattaattagattcaacatattttagtaaagggatcaaCGGAGGCCACTGCCAACATGGCTACAGCCAGATCCAACACGTTGAACTTTTTGAAAAACACTCCTCAGAAAAGCCAAGAATGATGTTATCATGGGTTCAAGTCCATTATTTGCTGCTATTTTTTAACCACTAACTATGACTTTCCTTGAAATGCTCACTAGTAAAGAATACATATATATGGTTATATGTGGTTATTTTAGATTCAGTTATTTAAGTGAGCAACCAGAACTTGTAGTATATAGTACGGCCAAGTCCAAGGAAAGGAAGCTGCATCAACTAATTCAGGGGTGTTAAACGTACGGTGCGCTGGTCAAAACCGGCACATGGGATGAAttttcaaagtgtgaaaattgCAATTTTTCAACAATATTATCACCCATTCCTATTGATTGAGATTCAAATCCAActgggctgcatgtggcccATGTCTATTCATGATGTCTCATCTGTAGAACATTGAAACTCATTCTAGTTGGAAAATTTCAGCGAGCTCCATAAGGAAAATTATAAACGGCTCTTTCTTCCGTTCAGATTTTCACCAGGCGTCGCCCCCCTGGCTGGTCTCCACTCAGGCACATCCTCTATGGCCGCCCCTCCGCCGCCTCACCCACAGCTTCAGCCCCACAATCCACTCAGAAGCCCGAGTCATCTGAGGAGGACGCAGCCTCCAAACCGTCCGCCTCGCCCGACGTAGTGGGGGATGACAACCCCTTCCACTGCCCGTCCAAGCCCTGGAAACCTTTCCAACCCGTCTATGAGGCGCCTCCAGTCCCCACAGGTGTCGGAGAGGCGGCCGCCCCTAAACCTACAGGAGTTTTCAGTGATACAGACCTGCTGTCATAAATCTACCCTCAGGGAAAGCacaagagaaacacatttatctcactggttaatttttgtttctgatgatgctgtagggatgtgttttttttttttttttggaaggatCACCTTCAGAGATGATATACAGATTTATGTGGTTTAAAGTGAGGACCACACAGCAACttaacagatttaaatgaaaatctatcaccaaatgaagaagcaaaagaccattcacacacaaagtTACAACGCGTGCGCAGCACAAGACCTAATACCTGAGAAATGGttcaa
Coding sequences within:
- the LOC125009536 gene encoding lysosome-associated membrane glycoprotein 3, whose protein sequence is MMLKSHTGGWFLFFLAAIFPGAHLQRNDNSITPASDSEPPTAASMTYQPVLQPSEAVPPTGTYTLNDPSGRPCIKATMGVEYVVFEKKTWYFNLDPSRVKATGYCTNGDAVLSLTLPDNGASLQLTFKKDKKSFYITKMSAHLLPHPVCKSCTNKTYSGVMDHEKLFKTANGRSFNCKSESLLLMSSQLKIKLVPLQMQAFEVPKGQYGKEMECWADFNKRVIPIIIGAMVVGLILIALMTFLIIRDRRRQGYDRL
- the kng1 gene encoding kininogen-1, with protein sequence MRSRVGLFVLGLLCLHSSVFGQDADQFQLGVLVFCDDPSVDKAVGSALEKFNEKLSTGHKLALFQVLTASKSVNGSDLVYSLQFTSRRSDCLAGSSKPWSDCDYLPHGRRKPISCNATVTVTETEADTTQVECVLDDHIFPEKAPCLGCPEEIDEDSEDLRVPLSVSISKYNAISDSTHLFGLNKVGHATRQVVAGFRFKLRFDMKKTKCSKAEHKDLNELCVADDENVEFANCNSTVDVAPWRLEPPAAHIQCEPGALPPTIFTRRRPPGWSPLRHILYGRPSAASPTASAPQSTQKPESSEEDAASKPSASPDVVGDDNPFHCPSKPWKPFQPVYEAPPVPTGVGEAAAPKPTGVFSDTDLLS